The proteins below come from a single Lepus europaeus isolate LE1 unplaced genomic scaffold, mLepTim1.pri SCAFFOLD_521, whole genome shotgun sequence genomic window:
- the LOC133755493 gene encoding neuronal membrane glycoprotein M6-b-like, producing MATAAEDKAGQSRGTKVDGRADMGIGRYHWMCPGSQNRQYHPVPTPGARAGPWSGPGCFECCIKCLGGVPYASLVATILCFSGVALFCGCGHVALAGTVAILEQHFSTNTSDHALLSEVVQLMQYVIYGIASFFFLYGIVLLAEGFYTTSAVKELHGEFKTTACGRCISGMFVFLTYVLGVAWLGVFGVSAVPVFMFYNVWSTCEAIKAPQTNGTVAVDQICVDVRQYGIVPWNAFPGRICGPALESICNTNEFHVSYHLFVVACAGAGATVIALIHFLMILSSNWAYLADAGHMQARRDIGAKEEQELRDVPRRPPEQLNSYT from the exons ATGGCGACGGCCGCCGAGGACAAGGCTGGACAAAGCCGGGGAACAAAAG TGGACGGCAGAGCCGACATGGGAATTGGCAGGTACCACTGGATGTGCCCCGGCTCCCAGAACCGCCAGTACCACCCCGTGCCGACCCCGGGGGCCAGGGCCGGCCCCTGGAGCGGTCCAG GCTGCTTCGAATGCTGCATCAAGTGTCTGGGCGGCGTCCCCTACGCCTCCCTGGTGgccaccatcctctgcttctcGGGCGTCGCCTTGTTCTGCGGCTGCGGGCACGTGGCCCTCGCGGGCACCGTGGCGATTCTCGAACAGCACTTCTCCACCAACACCAGCGACCACGCCCTGCTGAGCGAGGT GGTCCAGCTCATGCAGTACGTCATCTACGGCATcgcctccttcttcttcctctacgGCATCGTCCTGCTGGCCGAGGGCTTCTACACCACGAGCGCCGTCAAGGAGCTGCACGGCGAGTTCAAGACCACGgcctgcggccggtgcatcagcGGCATG ttCGTTTTCCTCACCTACGTGCTCGGCGTGGCCTGGCTGGGCGTCTTCGGCGTCTCGGCGGTGCCCGTGTTCATGTTCTACAACGTGTGGTCGACGTGCGAAGCCATCAAGGCGCCGCAGACCAACGGCACCGTGGCCGTGGACCAGATCTGCGTGGACGTCCGACAATACG GAATCGTCCCTTGGAACGCTTTTCCCGGAAGGATATGCGGCCCGGCCCTGGAGAGCATCTGCAACACGAACGAG TTCCACGTGTCCTACCACCTGTTCGTCGTGGCCTGCGCCGGGGCCGGCGCCACCGTCATTGCCCTG ATCCACTTCCTCATGATTCTGTCCTCTAACTGGGCCTACCTCGCCGACGCCGGCCACATGCAGGCTCGCCGGGACATCGGCGCcaaggaggagcaggagctgcgCGACGTCCCGCGCCGGCCCCCGGAGCAGCTCAACTCCTACACGTAG